A stretch of the Clavibacter sp. B3I6 genome encodes the following:
- a CDS encoding metal ABC transporter permease, translated as MIHLLADAGDVWSRLFDFSDYGALVALLRNSIIAGAVLGIVGGLIGVFVMTRDLAFAVHGVSELSFAGAAAALLLGVNVVGGSLVGSLIAAVAIGVLGTRAKDRNSIIAVIMPFGLGLGILFLALYDGRASNKFGLLTGQIVSVDNPQLGYLVAIGAVVILGLALVWRPLMFASVDPDVAAARGVPVRLLSIVFMVLLGLGTAVSIQIVGALLVLSILVTPAAAAMRVSSTPRVVVSLSVLFALASIVGGIMLALGSSIPISPYVTTISFTIYLVCRGIDALRARSGTSGGTRTLTGRGGSPAERARA; from the coding sequence GTGATCCACCTGCTCGCGGACGCGGGCGACGTCTGGTCGCGCCTGTTCGACTTCTCCGACTACGGCGCGCTCGTCGCGCTGCTGCGGAACAGCATCATCGCCGGCGCCGTGCTCGGCATCGTGGGCGGCCTCATCGGCGTCTTCGTGATGACGCGCGACCTCGCCTTCGCGGTCCACGGCGTGAGCGAGCTCTCGTTCGCGGGCGCGGCGGCGGCCCTGCTGCTCGGCGTGAACGTCGTCGGCGGATCCCTCGTCGGGTCGCTCATCGCGGCGGTCGCCATCGGCGTGCTCGGCACCCGGGCGAAGGACCGCAACTCGATCATCGCCGTGATCATGCCGTTCGGCCTGGGCCTCGGCATCCTCTTCCTCGCCCTGTACGACGGACGCGCCAGCAACAAGTTCGGCCTGCTCACCGGGCAGATCGTGTCGGTCGACAACCCGCAGCTCGGCTACCTCGTCGCGATCGGGGCCGTGGTCATCCTCGGCCTCGCCCTCGTCTGGCGGCCCCTCATGTTCGCGAGCGTCGACCCCGACGTGGCGGCCGCGCGCGGCGTCCCCGTGCGCCTGCTCTCCATCGTGTTCATGGTCCTGCTGGGGCTCGGCACGGCGGTCTCCATCCAGATCGTCGGCGCGCTGCTGGTGCTGTCGATCCTCGTGACCCCGGCCGCGGCGGCCATGCGCGTCTCGTCGACGCCGCGGGTCGTCGTCTCCCTCAGCGTGCTGTTCGCGCTGGCGAGCATCGTCGGCGGCATCATGCTCGCGCTCGGCAGCAGCATCCCCATCAGCCCGTACGTCACCACCATCTCGTTCACCATCTACCTGGTGTGCCGCGGCATCGACGCCCTCCGGGCGCGCAGCGGCACGTCGGGCGGGACGCGTACCCTGACAGGGCGGGGAGGATCGCCCGCCGAGAGGGCACGGGCATGA
- a CDS encoding iron-siderophore ABC transporter substrate-binding protein, producing the protein MRFPTTGSALVALTVATLALTGCSASGGADADAPAPGAGSADGAFPATVETKFGEVTVPSEPTRVVALGWGDAETALALGVQPVGASDWLAFGADADGVGPWAQGLYTESPELIETLEPSFEAIAALKPDLILDTKGSGDQARYDRLSQIAPTVGIPEGADSYLTDMDDQVDMIAEALGREDQGDALLAAVDARFDEVAAAHPDWKGKTVTAATKTSEGWGAYVEGSERVAFLEELGFEQSPTIAGLPKSASGFTADISSEQLDLLDADLIVAFPIFIDKAVITDDPLWQAVPAVAAGHAVVIDGDLSSAYSIGTTLSTGYALDQLVPLLETATS; encoded by the coding sequence ATGAGGTTCCCCACCACCGGCTCCGCGCTCGTCGCGCTCACCGTCGCGACGCTCGCCCTCACCGGATGCTCCGCCTCCGGTGGCGCCGACGCCGATGCCCCCGCCCCCGGCGCCGGATCCGCCGACGGCGCCTTCCCCGCCACCGTCGAGACGAAGTTCGGCGAGGTCACCGTCCCGAGCGAGCCGACACGGGTCGTCGCCCTCGGCTGGGGCGACGCGGAGACCGCGCTCGCGCTCGGCGTGCAGCCCGTGGGCGCGTCCGACTGGCTCGCCTTCGGCGCCGACGCCGACGGCGTGGGCCCCTGGGCGCAGGGCCTCTACACGGAGTCGCCGGAGCTCATCGAGACGCTCGAGCCGTCCTTCGAGGCGATCGCGGCGCTGAAGCCGGACCTCATCCTCGATACCAAGGGCTCGGGCGACCAGGCCCGCTACGACCGCCTGTCGCAGATCGCGCCCACCGTCGGGATACCCGAGGGCGCCGACAGCTACCTCACCGACATGGACGACCAGGTCGACATGATCGCCGAGGCCCTCGGCCGCGAGGACCAGGGCGACGCCCTCCTCGCCGCGGTCGACGCGCGCTTCGACGAGGTCGCGGCGGCGCACCCCGACTGGAAGGGGAAGACGGTCACGGCGGCCACCAAGACCAGCGAGGGCTGGGGCGCCTACGTCGAGGGCAGCGAGCGCGTCGCGTTCCTCGAGGAGCTCGGCTTCGAGCAGAGCCCGACCATCGCGGGCCTCCCGAAGAGCGCGAGCGGCTTCACGGCCGACATCTCCTCCGAGCAGCTCGACCTGCTCGACGCCGACCTGATCGTCGCGTTCCCGATCTTCATCGACAAGGCCGTCATCACCGACGACCCGCTGTGGCAGGCGGTCCCCGCGGTCGCGGCCGGCCACGCGGTCGTCATCGACGGCGACCTGTCGTCGGCCTACTCGATCGGCACCACGCTCTCCACCGGCTACGCGCTCGACCAGCTCGTGCCGCTGCTGGAGACCGCCACGTCCTGA
- a CDS encoding dihydrolipoamide acetyltransferase family protein → MADSEFTLPDVGEGLIDAEIVSWRVQPGDQVALNQVIVEIETAKSLVELPSPFAGTVSGLLVQEGQTVEVGTPIIAIAQGTPGLSGPAETPAQMALPNETVIEDDTAIESREPAAPPAPAAEETSGAVLVGYGTVGKVASRRRRTEQGDAAPAAARPVTRAGAPAGAPAARAPRPASVPAASAAPIIAKPPIRKLAKDLEVDLAEVEATGLVGEITREDVIRTAQQASVFKNIETPEWPDAREDRIPVKGVRKVIAAAMVQSAFQAPHVSLFVDVDATRTMEFVKRLKSSTDFAGVKVSPLLIMAKAMIWAVRRNPTVNSSWTDQEIIVRHYVNLGVAAATPRGLVVPNVKEAQAMSLLELARALEQLTLTARDGKTSPADMNQGTITLTNIGVFGMDTGTPILNPGEVAIVALGTIKQKPWVVDGEVRPRFVTTIGASFDHRVVDGDVASRFLADVASIIEEPALLLD, encoded by the coding sequence ATGGCTGATTCCGAGTTCACCCTGCCCGACGTGGGCGAGGGCCTCATCGACGCCGAGATCGTCTCGTGGCGCGTGCAGCCGGGCGACCAGGTGGCGCTCAACCAGGTGATCGTCGAGATCGAGACGGCGAAGTCGCTCGTGGAGCTGCCGAGCCCGTTCGCGGGCACGGTCTCCGGGCTGCTCGTGCAGGAGGGCCAGACCGTCGAGGTGGGCACCCCGATCATCGCGATCGCGCAGGGCACCCCGGGCCTGTCCGGCCCGGCCGAGACGCCCGCGCAGATGGCGCTGCCGAACGAGACGGTGATCGAGGACGACACGGCCATCGAGAGCCGCGAGCCCGCCGCGCCGCCCGCGCCCGCCGCCGAGGAGACCTCGGGCGCCGTGCTCGTGGGCTACGGCACGGTCGGCAAGGTCGCGAGCCGTCGGCGCCGCACGGAGCAGGGCGACGCGGCCCCCGCCGCCGCGCGACCGGTGACACGTGCCGGCGCGCCGGCCGGCGCCCCCGCCGCACGGGCCCCGCGCCCCGCGTCGGTGCCCGCCGCGTCGGCCGCGCCGATCATCGCGAAGCCCCCCATCCGCAAGCTCGCGAAGGACCTCGAGGTCGACCTCGCCGAGGTGGAGGCCACCGGCCTCGTCGGCGAGATCACGCGCGAGGACGTCATCCGCACCGCCCAGCAGGCGAGCGTCTTCAAGAACATCGAGACGCCCGAGTGGCCGGACGCGCGCGAGGACCGGATCCCCGTCAAGGGTGTGCGCAAGGTCATCGCCGCCGCCATGGTGCAGAGCGCGTTCCAGGCGCCGCACGTGAGCCTCTTCGTGGACGTCGACGCGACCCGCACGATGGAGTTCGTCAAGCGCCTCAAGTCCTCCACCGACTTCGCCGGCGTCAAGGTCTCGCCGCTGCTCATCATGGCGAAGGCGATGATCTGGGCCGTGCGCCGGAACCCCACGGTGAACTCCTCGTGGACCGACCAGGAGATCATCGTCCGCCACTACGTGAACCTGGGGGTCGCCGCCGCGACGCCGCGCGGCCTCGTCGTGCCGAACGTCAAGGAGGCGCAGGCCATGTCGCTCCTCGAGCTCGCCCGCGCGCTCGAGCAGCTCACGCTCACGGCCCGTGACGGGAAGACGAGCCCGGCGGACATGAACCAGGGCACGATCACGCTCACGAACATCGGCGTCTTCGGCATGGACACCGGCACGCCGATCCTCAACCCGGGCGAGGTCGCCATCGTCGCGCTCGGCACCATCAAGCAGAAGCCCTGGGTCGTCGACGGCGAGGTGCGCCCGCGCTTCGTCACGACCATCGGCGCGAGCTTCGACCACCGCGTGGTCGACGGCGACGTGGCGAGCCGCTTCCTGGCGGACGTCGCGAGCATCATCGAGGAGCCGGCGCTGCTCCTGGATTGA
- the rpsN gene encoding 30S ribosomal protein S14, protein MAKKSKIARNEQRKVIVERYAAKRLELKKALVDPNGTDESREAARAGIQRLPRDASPVRVRGRDGIDGRPRGNLSKFGISRVRFRDMAHRGELPGITKSSW, encoded by the coding sequence ATGGCCAAGAAGAGCAAGATCGCCCGCAACGAGCAGCGCAAGGTCATCGTCGAGCGGTACGCCGCGAAGCGCCTCGAGCTGAAGAAGGCCCTCGTGGACCCGAACGGCACCGACGAGAGCCGCGAGGCGGCCCGCGCCGGCATCCAGCGCCTCCCGCGCGACGCCTCCCCGGTGCGCGTGCGCGGTCGTGACGGCATCGACGGTCGCCCCCGCGGCAACCTGTCGAAGTTCGGCATCTCCCGCGTGCGCTTCCGTGACATGGCCCACCGCGGCGAGCTTCCGGGCATCACGAAGTCCAGCTGGTAG
- a CDS encoding cytochrome c oxidase assembly protein, translated as MPKLLRVAGPAALLIVAFLSLLAALAIGGGAAPQLLEDAGPVVRYGLPAAKMTVNITAATAIGALLLAAFALSRKRPEYGRALDIAAGGAALWTVASAITAFFTFLSVSGTPFSFSSEFGTSLGLVLTQISVGQAWLATTLIAATVTVLCFAVRNHTAIAFVLVLAVGGLVPMAQQGHAGGTEGHDAAVNALGLHLVFAAVWLGGLLTLVLLRSKLDGDRLVPVLRRYSAVALVCFVVVAASGYVSAEIRVGSLDRLLTPYGLLVLVKVAALLALGLIGAAYRRVLIGRLEERGSTARGPFWWLVTAELAFMGVASGVAAALARTAPPVSQVVATELPDPTPAQILTGEPLPPELSPIRYLTEWRFDLLWFLLCAFGIFFYLAGVHRLRKRGDAWPVHRSILWVAGMVGLFYITNGGVNVYQKYLFSSHMLAHMVLAMVIPLLLVPGAPVTLAMRAIRKRQDGSRGGREWLLMAVHSRFAGFVGHPIVAAVLFAGSLVVFYYSPLFSWATTDHIGHQWMIVHFLIVGYLFTQNLIGVDPMPVRLGYPMRLLLLLATMAFHAFFGLSLMTGTGLLLADWFGAMGRPWGESALADQQAGGGIAWSIGEIPTVVLAIVTAIMWSKSDTRDSIRYDRKADRDGDAELEAYNRNLEALRAAERR; from the coding sequence ATGCCCAAACTCCTCCGCGTCGCGGGGCCCGCCGCCCTCCTCATCGTCGCGTTCCTCTCCCTGCTGGCCGCGCTCGCCATCGGCGGAGGCGCCGCCCCGCAGCTCCTCGAGGACGCCGGGCCGGTGGTCCGCTACGGGCTGCCCGCCGCGAAGATGACGGTGAACATCACGGCGGCCACGGCCATCGGCGCGCTGCTGCTCGCGGCCTTCGCGCTGTCGCGGAAGCGCCCCGAGTACGGACGGGCGCTCGACATCGCCGCCGGCGGGGCCGCCCTCTGGACGGTCGCCTCGGCGATCACCGCGTTCTTCACCTTCCTCAGCGTCTCGGGGACGCCCTTCTCCTTCAGCTCCGAGTTCGGCACGAGCCTCGGGTTGGTGCTCACGCAGATCTCCGTGGGCCAGGCGTGGCTCGCGACCACGCTCATCGCCGCGACCGTCACGGTGCTGTGCTTCGCGGTGCGCAACCACACGGCCATCGCCTTCGTCCTCGTCCTCGCCGTCGGCGGGCTCGTCCCCATGGCCCAGCAGGGGCACGCGGGCGGCACGGAGGGCCACGACGCCGCCGTCAACGCGCTCGGACTGCACCTCGTCTTCGCGGCCGTGTGGCTGGGCGGTCTCCTGACCCTGGTGCTGCTGCGCTCGAAGCTCGACGGCGACCGGCTCGTGCCCGTCCTCCGCCGGTACTCGGCGGTGGCGCTCGTCTGCTTCGTGGTCGTCGCGGCGTCCGGGTACGTGAGCGCGGAGATCCGCGTCGGCTCGCTCGACCGCCTGCTCACCCCGTACGGCCTGCTCGTGCTCGTGAAGGTCGCGGCGCTCCTCGCGCTCGGGCTGATCGGCGCCGCGTACCGCCGCGTCCTCATCGGGCGGCTCGAGGAGCGCGGCTCGACGGCGCGCGGCCCGTTCTGGTGGCTCGTGACCGCGGAGCTCGCGTTCATGGGCGTGGCGTCCGGCGTCGCCGCCGCCCTCGCGCGCACCGCGCCGCCCGTGAGCCAGGTCGTGGCCACCGAGCTGCCGGATCCCACGCCGGCGCAGATCCTCACGGGGGAGCCGCTGCCGCCCGAGCTGTCGCCCATCCGCTACCTCACGGAGTGGCGCTTCGACCTGCTGTGGTTCCTGCTGTGCGCCTTCGGCATCTTCTTCTACCTGGCCGGCGTGCACCGCCTGCGGAAGCGCGGCGACGCCTGGCCCGTGCACCGGTCGATCCTGTGGGTCGCCGGCATGGTGGGGCTCTTCTACATCACCAACGGCGGCGTGAACGTCTACCAGAAGTACCTCTTCAGCTCGCACATGCTGGCGCACATGGTGCTCGCCATGGTCATCCCGCTGCTGCTCGTGCCGGGTGCGCCCGTGACGCTCGCGATGCGCGCCATCCGGAAGCGCCAGGACGGCAGCCGCGGCGGGCGCGAGTGGCTCCTCATGGCCGTGCACTCGAGGTTCGCGGGCTTCGTGGGGCACCCGATCGTGGCGGCCGTGCTCTTCGCCGGATCGCTCGTGGTCTTCTACTACTCGCCGCTGTTCAGCTGGGCCACGACCGACCACATCGGGCACCAGTGGATGATCGTGCACTTCCTCATCGTCGGGTACCTGTTCACGCAGAACCTCATCGGCGTCGACCCGATGCCCGTGCGCCTCGGCTACCCGATGCGCCTGCTGCTCCTGCTCGCGACCATGGCGTTCCACGCGTTCTTCGGGCTGTCGCTCATGACCGGCACGGGCCTCCTGCTCGCGGACTGGTTCGGGGCCATGGGGCGGCCGTGGGGCGAGTCGGCGCTGGCCGACCAGCAGGCCGGCGGCGGCATCGCGTGGAGCATCGGGGAGATCCCGACGGTGGTCCTCGCGATCGTCACGGCGATCATGTGGAGCAAGAGCGACACGCGGGACTCCATCCGGTACGACCGCAAGGCCGACCGGGACGGCGACGCCGAGCTCGAGGCGTACAACCGCAACCTCGAGGCGCTGCGGGCGGCCGAGCGGCGCTGA
- a CDS encoding transcriptional regulator, whose translation MADLDPVIHAQARLRIVAALATLETGESISFPRLQDILDMTAGNLSTHLRKLEDPGYVEVRKTHEGRQPVTYLALTTVGRRAFEDYRRALTAMLDA comes from the coding sequence TTGGCTGACCTGGACCCCGTGATCCACGCGCAGGCCCGCCTGCGGATCGTGGCCGCGCTCGCCACGCTGGAGACGGGGGAGTCGATCTCCTTCCCGCGGCTGCAGGACATCCTCGACATGACGGCCGGCAACCTGTCGACCCACCTGCGGAAGCTCGAGGACCCGGGCTACGTGGAGGTGCGGAAGACGCACGAGGGCCGGCAGCCGGTGACCTACCTCGCGCTCACGACCGTCGGGCGGCGGGCGTTCGAGGACTACCGCCGGGCGCTCACGGCGATGCTCGACGCGTAG
- a CDS encoding DUF998 domain-containing protein, whose protein sequence is MARPLIPAAAGIAWIAAAAVYVATEAVAASAFPGYSYSANYISDLGIPEATGYQGRAIDSPLAAVMNAGFVLQGVLYLAAAAIATRALRDGPRRAFLALAALHAVGIIVVGLVHGSAASDASGIGWLHVAGAGLAIVSGNVASIVAGLGSRRLGAPRSFRVASVALGVVGLIALALLQILGGSTIDGIWERGSVYTVTAWELMTGATVLVAARRARSATRAA, encoded by the coding sequence GTGGCGCGCCCGCTGATCCCCGCGGCCGCCGGCATCGCCTGGATCGCCGCGGCCGCCGTCTACGTCGCCACGGAGGCCGTCGCGGCGTCCGCGTTCCCCGGGTACTCGTACTCCGCGAACTACATCAGCGACCTCGGCATCCCGGAGGCGACCGGGTACCAGGGCCGCGCCATCGACTCCCCGCTCGCCGCCGTGATGAACGCGGGCTTCGTGCTGCAGGGCGTCCTCTACCTCGCCGCCGCCGCGATCGCGACCCGCGCCCTCCGCGACGGCCCGCGCCGCGCCTTCCTCGCCCTCGCGGCCCTGCACGCGGTCGGGATCATCGTGGTGGGCCTCGTCCACGGCAGCGCCGCGAGCGACGCGAGCGGCATCGGGTGGCTGCACGTCGCGGGTGCCGGGCTCGCGATCGTCTCGGGCAACGTCGCCTCGATCGTCGCGGGCCTCGGCTCCCGGCGCCTCGGCGCACCCCGCTCGTTCCGGGTCGCGAGCGTCGCCCTCGGCGTCGTCGGCCTCATCGCGCTCGCCCTGCTGCAGATCCTCGGCGGCTCCACGATCGACGGGATCTGGGAGCGCGGCTCCGTCTACACGGTCACGGCCTGGGAGCTCATGACGGGCGCGACCGTGCTCGTGGCCGCCCGGCGTGCCCGGTCCGCCACGCGTGCGGCCTGA
- a CDS encoding metal ABC transporter ATP-binding protein codes for MTGAPVLSLRDATLSFGARTLWSGLDLDVAPGEFVAVLGPNGSGKTSFLKSVLGAQRLTSGEMRFLGEPVRRGARRIGYVPQQKLITASTPVRARDLVGFGVTGHRWGLPVGRRAERARVDELLDAVGATAYADAPVATLSGGEQQRLRVAQALASDPRLLLCDEPLLSLDLGHQRVVSELIDRHRRETDAAVVFVTHDVNPVLDMVDRVLYLVGGRFRIGTPDEVLDSEVLSSLYGTPVDVMRVRGRVVVVGATDDPHGHHSHDDEDHDAHGDHGPHGVHGHAAAVGSASAPGVGSTDGRAA; via the coding sequence GTGACCGGCGCACCCGTCCTGAGCCTCCGGGACGCGACGCTCTCGTTCGGCGCGCGCACCCTCTGGAGCGGACTCGACCTCGACGTGGCGCCCGGCGAGTTCGTCGCGGTCCTCGGCCCGAACGGGTCCGGCAAGACCAGCTTCCTGAAGTCCGTCCTCGGCGCCCAGCGCCTCACGTCGGGGGAGATGCGCTTCCTCGGCGAGCCGGTGCGCCGCGGTGCCCGGCGCATCGGCTACGTCCCGCAGCAGAAGCTGATCACGGCGTCCACGCCCGTGCGCGCCCGGGACCTCGTCGGCTTCGGCGTCACCGGACACCGCTGGGGGCTGCCCGTCGGCCGCCGTGCGGAGCGCGCGCGGGTCGACGAGCTGCTCGACGCGGTCGGTGCGACGGCCTACGCCGACGCGCCCGTCGCGACCCTCTCGGGCGGGGAGCAGCAGCGGCTGCGGGTGGCCCAGGCCCTCGCGTCGGATCCGCGGCTCCTCCTCTGCGACGAGCCCCTGCTCAGCCTCGACCTCGGCCACCAGCGCGTGGTCAGCGAGCTCATCGACCGGCACCGCCGCGAGACCGACGCCGCGGTGGTGTTCGTGACGCACGACGTCAACCCGGTGCTCGACATGGTCGACCGCGTCCTCTACCTCGTGGGCGGGCGGTTCCGCATCGGCACGCCCGACGAGGTCCTCGACTCCGAGGTCCTCAGCTCGCTCTACGGCACGCCCGTGGACGTGATGCGCGTGCGCGGCCGCGTGGTCGTGGTGGGCGCCACCGACGACCCGCACGGGCACCACTCGCACGACGACGAGGACCACGACGCGCACGGCGACCACGGTCCGCACGGCGTGCACGGGCACGCCGCGGCCGTCGGCTCCGCCAGCGCGCCGGGCGTCGGCTCCACCGACGGGAGGGCCGCGTGA
- a CDS encoding Fur family transcriptional regulator — protein MKRNTWQREAVRQALDASADFVSAQRLHARLHDAGSPIGLATVYRALGDLAAEGDADSLQSPDGEALYRTCDTGGHHHHLICRVCGKTVEIAADEVESWAHDVAARNGFTAPTHVVDVFGLCAECTRRAADAASDSASASPSGAPASA, from the coding sequence ATGAAGCGGAACACGTGGCAGCGGGAGGCCGTCCGGCAGGCGCTGGACGCATCGGCCGACTTCGTGAGCGCGCAGCGGCTGCACGCCCGCCTGCACGACGCCGGATCCCCCATCGGCCTGGCCACCGTCTACCGCGCGCTCGGCGACCTGGCCGCGGAGGGCGACGCCGACTCGCTGCAGTCGCCCGACGGCGAGGCGCTGTACCGCACCTGCGACACGGGCGGCCACCACCACCACCTCATCTGCCGCGTCTGCGGCAAGACGGTGGAGATCGCGGCCGACGAGGTCGAGTCCTGGGCGCACGACGTCGCCGCGCGCAACGGCTTCACGGCGCCGACCCACGTGGTCGACGTCTTCGGCCTCTGCGCCGAGTGCACCCGCCGGGCGGCCGACGCGGCGTCCGACAGCGCGTCCGCGAGCCCGTCGGGGGCGCCCGCATCCGCATGA
- the rpmG gene encoding 50S ribosomal protein L33, with protein MAKQQDVRPIIKLRSTAGTGYTYVTRKNRRNNPDRLVLKKYDPVVRKHVDFREER; from the coding sequence ATGGCCAAGCAGCAGGACGTCCGTCCGATCATCAAGCTCCGCTCGACGGCCGGCACCGGGTACACGTACGTGACCCGCAAGAACCGCCGCAACAACCCCGACCGCCTCGTGCTGAAGAAGTACGACCCGGTCGTCCGCAAGCACGTCGACTTCCGCGAGGAGCGCTAA
- the rpmB gene encoding 50S ribosomal protein L28: protein MAATCQVTGAVPGFGHNISHSHRRTKRRFDPNVQKKTYYVPSLRRNVKLTLSAKGIKVIDARGIESVVKDILARGVKI from the coding sequence ATGGCAGCAACCTGCCAGGTGACCGGCGCCGTCCCCGGCTTCGGACACAACATCTCGCACTCGCACCGGCGCACCAAGCGCCGCTTCGACCCGAACGTGCAGAAGAAGACGTACTACGTCCCCTCGCTGCGTCGCAACGTCAAGCTCACGCTCTCCGCGAAGGGCATCAAGGTCATCGACGCCCGCGGCATCGAGTCCGTCGTCAAGGACATCCTCGCTCGTGGGGTGAAGATCTAA
- a CDS encoding HU family DNA-binding protein yields MADKSLNRTELVAAVAAESGQSQAAVNGVLDALFSTVATNVADGVKVTIPGWVAFEQTARAARTGRNPQTGEPLEIKASKGVKVSAGSKLKAAVK; encoded by the coding sequence ATGGCTGACAAGTCACTCAACCGCACCGAGCTCGTTGCCGCCGTCGCCGCGGAGTCGGGACAGAGCCAGGCCGCCGTCAACGGCGTCCTCGACGCTCTCTTCTCCACCGTCGCGACCAACGTCGCCGACGGCGTCAAGGTCACGATCCCGGGCTGGGTCGCGTTCGAGCAGACGGCTCGCGCCGCGCGCACGGGCCGCAACCCGCAGACGGGCGAGCCCCTCGAGATCAAGGCGTCCAAGGGCGTCAAGGTCTCCGCCGGCAGCAAGCTCAAGGCCGCCGTCAAGTAG
- a CDS encoding metal ABC transporter solute-binding protein, Zn/Mn family, whose amino-acid sequence MNRRPLTALLAVSLLAVPLAGCASGSDGPSAGASASADGALEVVASTDVYGDIAKRIGGDDVKVTSIIDSPDKDPHEYQATSRDQLALSTADVVIQNGGGYDDFIDTMVKALPDPGSHVLLNASDISGYDQEPAEGEFNEHMWYDVPTMKKLAAEIAQALAKADDAGSSTFEANEEAFTEELDGIAAAEAEAKAAGTGKGVAITEPVPLYLTTAMGLENRTPDEFSEAIEEGTDVPADVLAETLALFSEKQVAALVYNAQTTGTTTDQVVAAAKAAGIPVVPVTETLPADLPAGSGYVEWMTENVDAVASAIRGS is encoded by the coding sequence ATGAACCGTCGCCCCCTCACCGCCCTGCTCGCCGTCTCGCTCCTCGCCGTCCCCCTCGCGGGCTGCGCCTCCGGATCCGACGGCCCGTCCGCCGGCGCCTCGGCATCCGCCGACGGCGCGCTCGAGGTCGTGGCGTCGACCGACGTCTACGGCGACATCGCGAAGCGGATCGGCGGCGACGACGTGAAGGTCACCTCGATCATCGACAGCCCGGACAAGGACCCGCACGAGTACCAGGCCACCTCGCGCGACCAGCTGGCGCTCTCCACCGCCGACGTCGTGATCCAGAACGGCGGCGGCTACGACGACTTCATCGACACGATGGTGAAGGCCCTGCCGGATCCCGGGAGCCACGTCCTCCTGAACGCCTCGGACATCTCGGGCTACGACCAGGAGCCCGCCGAGGGCGAGTTCAACGAGCACATGTGGTACGACGTGCCCACGATGAAGAAGCTGGCCGCGGAGATCGCGCAGGCGCTCGCGAAGGCCGACGACGCGGGCTCCTCGACCTTCGAGGCCAACGAGGAGGCCTTCACGGAGGAGCTCGACGGCATCGCCGCCGCCGAGGCGGAAGCCAAGGCGGCCGGCACCGGCAAGGGCGTCGCCATCACCGAGCCCGTGCCGCTGTACCTCACGACGGCGATGGGCCTCGAGAACCGCACTCCGGACGAGTTCAGCGAGGCCATCGAGGAGGGCACCGACGTGCCCGCCGACGTGCTCGCCGAGACCCTCGCCCTGTTCTCGGAGAAGCAGGTCGCCGCGCTCGTCTACAACGCGCAGACCACGGGCACCACGACGGACCAGGTCGTCGCCGCCGCGAAGGCCGCCGGCATCCCGGTGGTCCCCGTCACCGAGACGCTCCCCGCCGACCTGCCCGCGGGCAGCGGGTACGTTGAGTGGATGACCGAGAACGTCGACGCCGTGGCCTCCGCGATCCGGGGATCGTGA